In the genome of Hevea brasiliensis isolate MT/VB/25A 57/8 chromosome 14, ASM3005281v1, whole genome shotgun sequence, the window AAACCTCATATTCTGGTACAAAAGGCTTGACATTTTCACATCTGCTatgaaagaaacaaaaaaaaattattaagtaaacCTTGTCCAAATTCTGCAATTTTACCAGAAAAATTGCTACAAATCATATTAACacctggatagctatcaagattaGCATCACCATCTGTAACAACTTACCTTTCAGGAAGGTGCAATGTAGGGTAAAGTTCATGCACAATCTTCACTATCTCAGAGATGTGTCCAACTTTTCCAACCAAACAGTATCTGCCACTAGCTGAAGTTTTTTCAAATGCTTGAACATGTGCATTAGAAACATCTCTAACGTCAACAAACCTGTCAATGATATCTGGAAATGTTTCCAATCCTGCACATAAAGAAAAGAAACTCATTCACAGGTAGTTTTCACCAGCTACTTAAGCTAAACCAGATTATTTTTTCCCCTTGTGGAAGTTTTGTGGAAAGAATAAATTTAAGAAGAAAAGCAAGCATTCTATAGCGGTGCAAGTGAAATATATGCAAGGGAGTTTATTAAAAACCCAAACCAACCTCAAAAATCAGCTTTTGAAGTGAGAAGGTCTAACATGTTATGAAGAGTACCTTTTATATGGTTCAGAATCATCTCCACAGAGATATTAAGAGTTGGCTGCAAGAGAGGACCAATCACCCATCCTGGATGCATTGTAACCAAgtcaattccattttcttttgcaAATTTCCAGGCAGCATCCTCAGCTAATGTTTTTGAAAGAGCATACCATTGCTGGAAAGAACCAAAAACATTAAGATTAACCcatgaagaagaaatttagtagaAAAACTTCTCATACAAACAGATAGTGTTCTTCATCAGAATTtgagcggacagtaccttgtttTCCTGATAAAAAGCTGGATCTGCTAACCAAGTctcatcaactaccacatcagagGCCAGAAGTCCATTGAGCATTACTGTTACGATTGAAGATGTTAAAACCACTCTCTTCACAGAAGGTACTTTTGCACATGACTTGAGAATGTTTAGTGTTCCATTTATTGCAGGTTCAAGAATTTCTGCCTGAAATTTTCAGCGTCAGACTGCTAAAATAAGACACAGTGGGCATAAAAGAACAATTTAAATTCACATGCAGCAACTTTACCTGAGGTTCATTTGTTGAAAAAATGACAGGAGAAGCTGTATGAAATACACCATCACACCCATCAACTACCGCATCAAAAGCTCCTTCTTCCAGTaaatttgctttgaacaagtgaaGTCTTTCTTTGGCTCCATCAAGAGCACGTAAGTGTGCTGTTTTCTTAGGATCATCTATAGCATGCATAGAAAAAAATTAGCAAACAAGAAGAGAAATAAATATTACAGAAGTTCATTGGTCGAGAGTATCTGTCACACAAGGAAGACAAAAGATGATCACCTGGGTCACGAACAGTGGCTTTAACTGTATAACCACGCTGGAGCAAAAACTTGAGCAGCCATGAAGCTATGTAACCTGAACCTCCTGTTACACACACCACTTTTCCTTCTCCACTCATATTCTGTCTCTAAGAAACTTATTATAGCAAAGATTCTGATTTCAGTTGAAAATCTTGAGGATAATTCATGCCTGTAGGTGTTTACGTGTGGCTTCTATATATAGATAACCAATTTGCATTCTTAGGTCGGCAATGAGCTCTGACTGGACTTCCACATAAGCAATGAGCTAAGATACAATGATTTCAAGGGCACACGCCATGACTTTTCAAGGTGGATGCTAGTTGAGTTATTTTGACCTAAACTGGCTGCCATTAATTCTAACTTGTACCAACTCGTTGCCCAAAGCTTTGTGCTTTATTTATCCACCCAAATTGTCAAATCATGACCCACCCAGCCGAATCTTAGACAATTAGAATTCACATATAATTAGCACAGCCAAATCTGGAAAGAACCAAAAATGGAATAACCCCCAAAGGCCTTACAGGCTTCAAAGGAAGAgaagagggacgaggtggggcatGAGTGCTGCTGCTATACAATATGAATTCATGTCAGTCGTTAGGTCGGTAGGCAGTACCTGTGAATCCCATTAAACCAACGCCTGATATAAATTTATGTATTCACATTCCTTTtgtgaatattttttttttcttgataatGGGATAATAACCAAGCCTTTCAAATTAATTGGATggctatataatttttttttcatttaattttatttaaaactaATTTTACATTAAAATTCACATAATCCCTAATAAAAAGAGGATCAAATAAGTCCTATACTTCAGTTAAAGGTTAAATAAGTTTAAAATCTTTATAATTAAAGCTAAATAAATCTAAttgttattataaaaattaactaataagtttaatattaaataatttttattcatcttattcttcaatttctttttttcatttattttaattaaaaataataaataatgttaatttttaaaattaaaaagataatattttattattaaagaaataatattttattaaatgagaatttatttaatcataattaaaatattcAGTTCTTATTTAACTAAAAACTTAATTTCAGACTTGTTTAGCCTTAATTGCAAGTATAAAAACTTATTTCATTATTTCCCCTAACCCTAAATTCTTAATTAAGCAAAAATTATTTGATGGATAATTAAATTACTCATAAATAACAAAAACATGGAATTTATTATAAAGGGCCAATGCAGATTTTggacttttttttatttaatttattttttttagagaAGATACTTTTCTTTGTTTAATGAAAAAATTAGTTGTCGAAATTCATATTTTAGATTTATCCATGTGATGTGCAATTGCCGACGGAGATTCACTGAAAATGACAACATCGCTAAATAGACTTTTACGACGCGATTTTTTGCGACAACATATTTGACATCGTTGCCAATTTCAACCTTTAGCGACGAAAAGTATGCCGCTTAGTCTGATGATTAGTACTACTAAATGCACTTTTTCTTGTAGATGGTCTTTTTCATATGGGATATTTAGATTAATTATTTTGAAACTTAAACTAATTGCTACAGAGCTCAAAATATTACAATCtagattatttatttaattacgaACTTCAAATTTTTGTTCAATCATcttctttaattaaaaataaaataaccgacaaaagaaaaaaaaaaagaatgtacTCTGCTTCGCTACAAtaaaaattagaattcccatatctAATGATGATGGATAATATGCGTAACAAGAGGAAAATTAGAGAATATATTGTTGACTTAGAATGGCTCATATTCATATATTTGTTATACAGGATCCGAGAAGGGGATGTTGTGTGCAAAGGGGTGAATAAGCTTCATAATTTATTGCATTCCCCATAATgtctttgtaacaccccaaaaattttaaattttattattttatgagcatttttggtattttaattttatttaaattttaggaatttttttgagatttttcggattttaaaaatcaggttcgatttttcgaaaatataaactttgatgatttttaaaaattaatttaaagaccacgtgacaaaactaaaaatatatttggagtctacgtattttttttagttttctgaaattttttcaaaatttttggacctcgttttcaatcccgaggcagagtaaaaatttaaaattttgtatcttgaatcggaccgggcaaatcgaaccagaccggattGGACCGGTCaaatcggaccggatcggaccgatcgaatcggacctgccttttcctttttcttctttccttctccgcgcgcgtcgacctctcttccttctctctctcttttctctctcctcttgccCCTGCCGCCAgccagccacctccccctgccaccccagccgaCCGGCGCCGCCTCCCAGCCTCCCCAGCCAGccggccgccgccccaaacggccggaaaacgcgcgcgaactccctccctcgcgcgcgcggcgtttcgacttctccggccaaaatccggccgatccggccaccaattggaccgagtcttgtgtcaaaaatcatctactcggcgagagctttccatagacaccaagaacgccgaaatccatcgaacggtttatccgatttttgctcgggaagtttttagcccatttcgacttttgggctagatttctcgaaaaccgtgaatcccacgagaaaaccgagagtaccagagcgctccacacgtcgagagcttcgcggggatataaatttcaaaattttccgacaccgtttttcggtgggtcccacggaacttcgcagtgtttttccgagcattaaatgagcttagaaaattctgaaaaatttatgtactaacccccgtgttgtgggctttgtgtaggtatcctcaattcgcggaaattcgacagttgaccgggtctgtgaatttccggccagacagacccgttaccggaaaagtctccgaattggatcgaggttttggctatccccccattgtcagacgtcccgagcgcgtccccgaagtcggaatcggcaaaggtaaatccgaaccttgttttttcgtaattttctagtgcttaaacaggattaaaaatccataaaatattcgtggtagcttagaaaattatgattctttttgcaatagcctagtaatattgctaaggaccgcggggcaaagttttagaatttttagagcttatttgggcagtttttgcaaaaatggtcaattatagggactaaattgaaattttacatattgtgatagatgattgatttgatgggcccaggaggggctgtatgatgtgattgagttgtggacatatggattgtgaatatagaagtgtgttttgagcccttttgcaggttggatagtcctaggtataggggagactctgaaTTTTcttacgacttaggacgtaattggtcttttcttgatttgtattgagtcatttgtattaaataaatgtaatgtaattgtcaggtgagccgggacagccttcttcctccgcccagccaccacagtgaccgttgttaagtctgtgagtaaaatattaattttaattgtaatttcgatattattatatgtttagcatgcccatgcatcacttatatgcatatatttatgtagttaaactctaggcacaatttatgttgcattgataactgttaaagtgccatgatgttgttgtggtaatttggagcagtgtgcgtgcgttggcgtgcgtgtgatgtggtgtggactatggacaggacgggtagtcacggcttgagctcttcgctgggacccgatccttcggggggtagtcacggcttgagttcttcgctgggacccccgatttggtttattaagcgaaagtccggcttgagttcttcgctggcaccaggttggatttaagagagctgtataggggatcagctcccatatattatgattgatgttacagggtgcgtgagtgctccaaattacctttttgatgttatgatgtgaaaatgttgttgatgttgcatttcactctacagggtgcattagttttagatagttatagagattatggttaaaattaatattttactctctaagtcgaacgctcactcctgttcaatatttttccaggacacaggaggatatttttgaggttaacctgctttcttcctcgcaggtcgattattaatgtttgtataatcttgttaaatcttagaattttccgcatgtgttagaatgtTTATTTGAGTTGGGCCTgtaactaaattattattgtggacctataaaattattatatgcatgtttgatggactggatgagggagctgagctcccatttatctttatgatgatatgagtatgtggagggtgagctgagctccccaatggattgtttattgtgtttacaggtcgggtgagtcaaaaactccccgttggtaggtccattttatggccggactctgtccggttggtttcatgaaattgggcccaaatgggccttagagttgggctaatgaatagttaaggcttactacgggcctcgggggctttaggctggcccaggtcctagtgccgctcCGTCCCATTggctgggtcgtgacaaatgtggtatcagagcttaggctccagattcttagggaatgtttgtctaaagtgttgggaagagtctactaggagtcacatgcggaaaaatagggttcacattcgtcttgcattgtcgtctttgcttctagtttctgcttcatatattgtgtgtaaatatgagtctatggagctgtgtaatgtgcagttttgaattttgtgagctaatgctgctgaatttcaggaaaatgcgtagaagcaggagagctgccactgcaccagaaccagatgtgcctgacgaggtgtcggcacaggatgaggcgcctgccccgaggagacggggtaggaggcctagagctgctcaagtagaggagcagccaccccgatctgagatcagtcctttatggcacagggtcccatggaccccatggcagctactctagctgggttacagagaaccatcgacatgatggcacaatatatggtccaccctccatagcagcagcagtccaccgcaccaagaggagaaccttacaaacagataataaatttcaagaagttggtgcctggtacttatgatgtgtcagacgatgcatatcgatttttggattcctgcagacaggcagaaacagaattacagttgactgatagaagactaatatagtgtatacagcatgtcatggggcctatgcctagacaatggatgaatgactacgtgttacctcggatggagggtttgtcatgggctcagtttgtggaacttttcatcaatcggtttgtgccagaaagcttcagagatcagaaacagtgggcctttgaggccttaagacagaatggcaggtctatagatgaatatgctacagaatttctgaaaTTGagtagatatgcccctacagcagtagctacagaaactatgaaggtgaagagattcttaaaggggcttgacaggaggtatgcgaacctggccatgatgtctgatcagtcttttgatgtggtggttgatcgagccagacagattgagattagctatgctgtggatgacagcggaagagcaaagaaaaacagagcagagggttccacAGGTGTTCCCCAAATGAGTACTCCGGATATTGGTGGCCAGAGcaattacagaggaaagagtaggaacaagaagagtggttttagacacaaacctcgaggattcGCACGAGTGCGGATCGGCGGTGGTCACGATTCAGTCTGATGAGTTCTGGGTCTggatcaggatcctccttggcaccttgtgcacagtgtggaagaggacattcaggaccttgtctgatgggttcaggagtatgcttca includes:
- the LOC110659975 gene encoding phenylacetaldehyde reductase isoform X2; amino-acid sequence: MSGEGKVVCVTGGSGYIASWLLKFLLQRGYTVKATVRDPDDPKKTAHLRALDGAKERLHLFKANLLEEGAFDAVVDGCDGVFHTASPVIFSTNEPQAEILEPAINGTLNILKSCAKVPSVKRVVLTSSIVTVMLNGLLASDVVVDETWLADPAFYQENKQWYALSKTLAEDAAWKFAKENGIDLVTMHPGWVIGPLLQPTLNISVEMILNHIKGLETFPDIIDRFVDVRDVSNAHVQAFEKTSASGRYCLVGKVGHISEIVKIVHELYPTLHLPERCENVKPFVPEYEVSKEKAKALGMDFTPLEATVEDTIESLKEKGYLEV
- the LOC110659975 gene encoding phenylacetaldehyde reductase isoform X1; this translates as MSGEGKVVCVTGGSGYIASWLLKFLLQRGYTVKATVRDPDDPKKTAHLRALDGAKERLHLFKANLLEEGAFDAVVDGCDGVFHTASPVIFSTNEPQAEILEPAINGTLNILKSCAKVPSVKRVVLTSSIVTVMLNGLLASDVVVDETWLADPAFYQENKQWYALSKTLAEDAAWKFAKENGIDLVTMHPGWVIGPLLQPTLNISVEMILNHIKGLETFPDIIDRFVDVRDVSNAHVQAFEKTSASGRYCLVGKVGHISEIVKIVHELYPTLHLPESRCENVKPFVPEYEVSKEKAKALGMDFTPLEATVEDTIESLKEKGYLEV